The Triticum aestivum cultivar Chinese Spring chromosome 7B, IWGSC CS RefSeq v2.1, whole genome shotgun sequence genome window below encodes:
- the LOC123160898 gene encoding uncharacterized protein: MASPTRVAASDDTNPASHVLWIGSHRIVLNEPVASVPRLVRQASSDGDSALLSQRASPRHDGVTSDDAASAVRGPPRPESSLSSSASSPGRAHSTYPDIFVPSGLVHDAGRFCFAHLDTIVLEPYDFIRLAVEHFADNPTFHYAAATGYSALLVFDSHADREAAMAHFPAKFAVVEVSLLRPEETDNRASTRYNRLIEIEAKNFLLELWHPQGANFVFGHFGVLCCVDEGCFNAGDFTVMRAFLRVEADYSIPAGCLLRLPPNHIVDVPLRKIKTWTVFEDLTAPLDGDDGDHNNGAPHIHGAWRWNYGHSGPCPGSHASHSMPLPSPCNGSPAPPLHDGPPVDDLHLDGANAAISDGGVGQGVASDVAGPLLWRCPTSSPPWLSPTPSPPLFLFLPPFRSTTSLTRQLCVGCMALRSGLLTPKSYTAAAAWPRRRTPTSLT; encoded by the exons ATGGCCTCCCCGACGCGTGTTGCTGCTTCCGACGACACCAACCCTGCCTCCCATGTGCTGTGGATTGGCTCTCATCGCATAGTCCTCAACGAGCCGGTCGCTTCCGTTCCGCGCCTCGTGCGACAGGCCTCCTCTGACGGGGACTCCGCTCTGCTGTCCCAGCGGGCGTCACCGCGTCATGATGGGGTGACATCAGACGATGCTGCCTCTGCGGTCCGTGGCCCCCCGCGCCCTGAGTCCTCCCTCTCATCCTCAGCCTCGTCGCCTGGCCGCGCCCACTCCACCTACCCGGACATCTTCGTCCCGTCCGGCCTCGTCCACGACGCCGGCCGCTTCTGCTTCGCCCATCTCGACACTATCGTCCTCGAGCCCTATGACTTCATCCGCTTGGCGGTCGAGCACTTCGCCGACAACCCGACGTTCCACTACGCGGCTGCGACGGGGTACTCGGCCCTCCTCGTCTTTGACTCTCACGCCGACCGGGAGGCTGCCATGGCTCACTTCCCGGCCAAGTTTGCCGTCGTTGAGGTCTCCCTTCTCCGTCCTGAGGAGACGGACAATCGCGCCTCCACCCGCTACAACCGCCTGATCGAGATCGAGGCGAAAAACTTCCTGCTCGAGCTGTGGCACCCCCAAGGGGCGAACTTTGTGTTCGGCCACTTTGGGGTGCTGTGCTGCGTTGATGAGGGCTGCTTCAACGCCGGCGACTTCACGGTGATGCGTGCCTTCCTCCGTGTGGAAGCCGACTACTCCATCCCCGCCGGCTGCCTTCTCCGCCTCCCCCCCAACCATATCGTTGACGTCCCCTTGAGGAAGATCAAGACTTGGACCGTGTTCGAGGATCTCACGGCCCCCCTTGACGGGGATGACGGCGACCACAACAACGGGGCACCCCACATTCACGGTGCGTGGAGGTGGAACTATGGCCACTCCGGGCCTTGCCCGGGCTCACACGCGTCCCACTCCATGCCGCTGCCTTCTCCATGCAACGGCTCTCCTGCTCCTCCCCTCCATGACGGGCCTCCAGTTGACGACCTGCACCTTGATGGGGCTAATGCTGCCATCTCTGATGGCGGCGTCGGCCAGGgcgtggccagtgacgtggctggtCCTCTTCTATGGAGGTGTCCAACCAGTTCTCCTCCCTGGTTATCTCCGACGCCGAGCCCTCCGTTATTTCTG TTCTTGCCTCCTTTTCGCTCAACGACATCCCTCACGAGGCAACTCTGCGTCGGCTGCATGGCGCTGAGAAGCGGACTACTGACGCCGAAAAGCTACACCGCAGCCGCCGCCTGGCCGAGAAGGAGGACACCAACTTCATTGACATGA